The genomic stretch ACTGCCGATTCAACCTTCGGAGGTGGAAGAAAAACAGTCGGAGGCACTTTGAAAAGTATTTTCACTGAATAAAAGGTCTGCACTAAAACACTGAGCCTCCCATATTCCTTGCTTCCGGGTGCTGCCACCAGCCTTTCCGCAACTTCTTTCTGAAACATTCCAACCACTTCAGGAACTATTTGCCTGTTTTCAAGGATTTTAATCAAAATCTGACTTGAGATGTTGTAGGGAAAATTTCCTATAATGCCTGTCTGATCCGTAAAAATTTTCTGAAAGTCAACTGAAAGAAAATCAACATTTAATATTTTAGTTTCCGGAAAAGTTTGCTGAAGAGAGGGAATCAGATCGTTGTCAATTTCAATAAGCCAGAGCGCATCAGCATATTTTTGGTGCAGAAAACGGGTCAGACTTCCGTTTCCGGGACCTATTTCAATAAGGTTCTGATACACCTTATTAATATTAATCAGGCTATCGGCAATCTTTCGGGCAATGTTGGCATCGGCCAGAAAATGCTGTCCATATCTTTTTTTGGCAAAAACCACTAAACAACAATCAAATTTTCAAGAGGCAAAATTCGTCTTTTTCAGCCTCACTTGATGAAACTGATGGTTGTGTGTCCGGGATTTTTTTCAGAAAGCTTGATTTTTAATAATTTAGGCAAAGGTCCTTCTTTTGGTATCTCTAAGTTCAGATAGCTTTAAAACTGTATTTTTGCCGGAAAAAAAATGTTACCCAAACTGTCAATCAATAAAATTTTAAAGCCAGACATTCCGACACTGGCCGTCATTAAGAAAGAAGAAGCTGAATCATTCATCTTGGCCAATAAAGCCGGTCTGTCTGCTGAAGAACTGAATCAGGTCAAATGGCATGCTGAGAAAGACATTGATTTGTTCAGGATTTTTCGTCACGGTGCCGACATTTTTATTCATCTGATTAAGGACAAACCATCTCAGGGAACTAACTTTTCCGAGGTTTTTCGTACCCAGGGTGCGCTTATGTACAGGTCGCTTGGAAAATACAAATATGAATCCCTTCAGATTTACGTTGAAGCAGAAGAAGATTTGAAAAGCGCTTATCTGGAAGGATTTTTACTCAATTCCTACCAGTTCAGCAAATTTAAAACTGACCCGCAAAGCCATCAGTATCAGGCAATTCAGATAATTGCGGATAAATCATTCGAAAAAGTCATTGAAAAACAAAAGATAATCATTGAATCCATCTTCATGGTCAGAGACTGGATAAATGAGCCGGGTTCAGAGCTGACCGCAGTTGAATTGGGTAAAAGGATAGAAGAGTTGGGTAAAAAAAGCGGCTTTACAGCAGAGGTATGGCAAAAATCAAAAATTAAGTCGCTGAAAATGAACGGTTTACTGGGAGTCAACAGAGGAAGTAAAAATCCACCTACCTTTTCTGTGCTTGAATGGAAGCCTGAGAATGCAGTAAATAAAAAACCCCTCATCCTCGTTGGAAAAGGAGTTGTTTTCGATACCGGAGGATTGTCGTTAAAACCAACACCCAACTCGATGGACTACATGAAAAGCGACATGAGCGGTGCTGCCATAGTTGCCGGAGTGTTTCAGGCTGTCTCTCAGCTTAAAATTCCTGTTCACCTCATCGGACTTATCCCTGCCACCGACAACCGACCGGGTGAAGATGCCATCCTACCGGGTGATATAATCAAAATGTATGACGGAACAACCGTTGAAGTTCTCAACACAGATGCGGAAGGAAGACTGATACTTGCCGATGCACTGGCTTATGCCAAAAACTATCAGCCCGATCTCGTCATTGACCTCGCCACGCTTACGGGTGCAGCCTCAGTAGCTATCGGGAAATATGGAATGGTAGCCTTTTTTAAAACCGGTGAAGAAATAAAACAATCATTCATCCGTGCCTCTGATGAAACTTCTGAGAGATTTGTCGAATTTCCACTCTGGGACGACTATGCCGAACTCATCAAATCTGATATTGCTGAGATTAAAAATACAGGCGGACGGGATGCCGGTGCTATCACAGCTGCCAAGTTTCTTGAAAAATTCACTGACTACCCATGGATACATTTTGACATTGCCGGGGTTTCATTTGCCCATCAGGAATACAAATATTATCCAAAAGGCGGAACGGCAATAGGTTTACGTTTGATAATCAATTATTTAATTCAAAATTACAGTACAAAATGACAGATACAATCAAAAAGGAAAAGCCGGTAATTGCCATTTCCATAGGAGATATCAACGGCATAGGACCGGAAGTGGTTTTCAAAACTTTTTCCGACAAAAGAATTTATAATTTTGTTACTCCCCTGCTCTATTGTTGCAAAAACCTCATCAGTTACTATGCAAACATTATCGATTTGTCGGAGCTTGAATATGAAAATGTTAAAAATCCTAAAAAGCTTAACCCTGATAAACTGAACCTGTTTTGCAACTGGCAAAACGAAGTGGATTCTGTCATCCATCTTGGAGTTCCGACAGAAACATCGGGAAAATATGCCTTAAAGTCGTTGCAGGCGGCTATGTTTGCCATCAAAAACAATCTGGCCGATGCCCTCGTTACCGCACCCATCAACAAAAAAAATATACAGTCCGATGAATTTCATTTTCCAGGCCATTCAGAATATCTGATGAAAGAATCCGGTGCCTCCGACTACCTGATGCTGATGGTTTCAGAAGAGATGAAAGTCGGACTCGTTACGGCTCACCTTCCTCTCCGCAAGGTATCTGAAACACTTAGTATTGAGTTAATTACGAAAAAAATAAAGATACTTAACCAAACCCTAAAAGTTGACTTTGCCATCACTCAACCCAAAATTGCCGTGTTGGGTTTAAATCCCCATGCCGGAGATGGCGGACTTTTGGGTGATGAAGAAGAAAACATTATCATTCCGGCCATCAAAAACACCTTTGATGAAGGCATGAATGTATTCGGGCCTTTCGGAGCAGATGGCTTTTTCGGAAGTCGCGATTATCTGAAATATGATGCTGTTTTAGCCATGTATCACGATCAGGGTCTGACCCCCTTCAAAACAGCCATGTTCGACAATGGTGTGAATTATACTGCCGGATTACCCATTGTCAGAACCTCACCTGCCCATGGCACTGCCTATCAGTTGGCAGGCAAAGGAATTGCCAATGAAAACAGTTTTCGCGAGAGCATCTTTCTGGCCCTCAACATCCTGAAAAACAGAGCTGAATATCAGGAACTTTCCAAAAATCCTTTACAAACACGTATCGTCAGGGAAAAAGAAAAAGAAGTCGAAGAAGATTAATTTTTCCTTGTTTTGTTTGTTTATCTACCTTTGCACTTCAATAAAAACCTAAAAATTTTTGAATTGAAGGAGAAAAGCTTTTATAAAAACTATGATATTCGCTTTGCCGGAATAGGATTCGGTGAACATCATTTTGCTTTTGACCTCAATTCTGCTTTTCTGAAACACTACGATCCTGAATTTGAAGACGACATCAGCATTCAGCTT from Sphingobacteriales bacterium encodes the following:
- a CDS encoding leucyl aminopeptidase, translating into MLPKLSINKILKPDIPTLAVIKKEEAESFILANKAGLSAEELNQVKWHAEKDIDLFRIFRHGADIFIHLIKDKPSQGTNFSEVFRTQGALMYRSLGKYKYESLQIYVEAEEDLKSAYLEGFLLNSYQFSKFKTDPQSHQYQAIQIIADKSFEKVIEKQKIIIESIFMVRDWINEPGSELTAVELGKRIEELGKKSGFTAEVWQKSKIKSLKMNGLLGVNRGSKNPPTFSVLEWKPENAVNKKPLILVGKGVVFDTGGLSLKPTPNSMDYMKSDMSGAAIVAGVFQAVSQLKIPVHLIGLIPATDNRPGEDAILPGDIIKMYDGTTVEVLNTDAEGRLILADALAYAKNYQPDLVIDLATLTGAASVAIGKYGMVAFFKTGEEIKQSFIRASDETSERFVEFPLWDDYAELIKSDIAEIKNTGGRDAGAITAAKFLEKFTDYPWIHFDIAGVSFAHQEYKYYPKGGTAIGLRLIINYLIQNYSTK
- the rsmA gene encoding ribosomal RNA small subunit methyltransferase A, translating into MVFAKKRYGQHFLADANIARKIADSLININKVYQNLIEIGPGNGSLTRFLHQKYADALWLIEIDNDLIPSLQQTFPETKILNVDFLSVDFQKIFTDQTGIIGNFPYNISSQILIKILENRQIVPEVVGMFQKEVAERLVAAPGSKEYGRLSVLVQTFYSVKILFKVPPTVFLPPPKVESAV
- the pdxA gene encoding 4-hydroxythreonine-4-phosphate dehydrogenase PdxA, translated to MTDTIKKEKPVIAISIGDINGIGPEVVFKTFSDKRIYNFVTPLLYCCKNLISYYANIIDLSELEYENVKNPKKLNPDKLNLFCNWQNEVDSVIHLGVPTETSGKYALKSLQAAMFAIKNNLADALVTAPINKKNIQSDEFHFPGHSEYLMKESGASDYLMLMVSEEMKVGLVTAHLPLRKVSETLSIELITKKIKILNQTLKVDFAITQPKIAVLGLNPHAGDGGLLGDEEENIIIPAIKNTFDEGMNVFGPFGADGFFGSRDYLKYDAVLAMYHDQGLTPFKTAMFDNGVNYTAGLPIVRTSPAHGTAYQLAGKGIANENSFRESIFLALNILKNRAEYQELSKNPLQTRIVREKEKEVEED